The Methanobacterium sp. BAmetb5 genome includes a region encoding these proteins:
- a CDS encoding TrkH family potassium uptake protein, with protein MLLITNPLGIIMQGIGAVILIPIIIAIIYGEHDYIGFLAFGAFSIGLGSILRRLPADYNRLQLKHGMIIASLAWLWAALIGSFCLMYSTNVDFLNAYFESMSAWSGSGLSIYTNVEILPKSILFLRSLEQWVGGLGVVIVVIGVLIRPGTAASRLYKSEAREEKIKPSITSTVKTIWWIYLLYTIVGIALYVIVGMNLFDAINNTFTNLSTGGMSIKNNNIGAYGSTAIYIVTMILMIIGGTSFLVHYKALKGRAIDVFHDIQFQAMIIILSVFYILLVVNAKFTSIDSAFFVISALSCTGSNIQPVTTMIQWSDYAKVIILGAMIIGMSAGSTTGAIKLIRIVTLVKGFYWEIKRILSPQGSIIPRKISGKPVGDVEIREAGSYTFIYLFFIFVSWVVLIGYGYGGIDSLFEVASAQGNVGLTMGIVSPTMPDLAELFLIFNMWIGRIEIIPALVLLKGLWDAIKG; from the coding sequence TTGTTACTGATAACCAATCCTCTGGGTATCATAATGCAGGGTATAGGTGCAGTGATACTCATACCCATAATAATAGCCATTATATACGGTGAACATGATTATATCGGTTTTTTAGCTTTTGGAGCCTTTTCGATTGGTTTGGGATCTATTTTGAGAAGGTTGCCTGCTGATTACAACCGGTTACAGTTGAAACACGGTATGATCATAGCATCCTTGGCCTGGCTATGGGCCGCCCTTATCGGAAGCTTCTGTCTAATGTATTCAACCAATGTAGATTTTTTAAATGCCTATTTTGAAAGTATGTCTGCCTGGAGCGGTAGTGGCCTCAGTATTTATACTAACGTGGAAATTCTGCCCAAATCAATCTTATTTCTAAGGAGTCTTGAACAATGGGTGGGAGGTCTTGGAGTAGTCATTGTAGTCATAGGAGTTTTAATACGCCCCGGAACTGCAGCATCCCGTTTATACAAATCTGAAGCACGCGAAGAGAAAATAAAACCCAGCATAACCAGTACAGTAAAGACCATATGGTGGATCTACCTCTTATACACCATTGTTGGGATTGCCCTCTACGTGATCGTGGGTATGAACCTGTTCGATGCCATAAATAACACCTTCACCAACCTTTCCACCGGGGGCATGTCCATTAAAAATAACAACATCGGTGCCTACGGCAGCACTGCTATTTACATTGTAACCATGATCCTGATGATCATTGGAGGAACCAGTTTCCTGGTTCATTACAAGGCTTTAAAGGGAAGAGCCATTGATGTATTCCATGATATCCAGTTTCAAGCCATGATAATCATACTCAGCGTGTTTTACATTCTTCTTGTTGTCAATGCCAAATTCACATCGATTGATTCGGCATTTTTTGTTATATCCGCTTTAAGCTGTACTGGATCCAATATTCAACCAGTAACTACCATGATTCAATGGTCAGACTACGCCAAGGTAATTATTTTGGGAGCCATGATCATTGGTATGTCTGCTGGTTCCACCACTGGAGCCATAAAACTCATAAGGATCGTTACCCTGGTAAAAGGATTTTACTGGGAAATAAAGCGAATATTATCACCACAAGGTTCGATTATTCCCCGTAAGATCAGTGGGAAACCCGTAGGTGACGTGGAAATAAGGGAAGCTGGAAGCTACACATTCATATACCTGTTTTTTATTTTCGTAAGCTGGGTAGTGCTGATAGGTTATGGTTACGGAGGTATTGATTCCCTATTTGAAGTGGCCTCTGCCCAGGGGAATGTGGGACTTACCATGGGGATAGTTTCCCCTACCATGCCTGATTTGGCAGAGTTATTCCTAATATTCAACATGTGGATTGGTAGGATTGAGATCATACCCGCCCTGGTACTGCTAAAGGGCTTATGGGATGCTATTAAAGGATAA